Proteins found in one Miscanthus floridulus cultivar M001 chromosome 4, ASM1932011v1, whole genome shotgun sequence genomic segment:
- the LOC136549798 gene encoding transcription initiation factor TFIID subunit 10-like, which produces MMSSNSSGAGGPGGGMGPGVGGGGDGRHDDKAALTEFLSSLMDYTPTIPDELVEHYLGRSGFHCPDLRLHCKARVAAPIKDNKSKWPKDRHLVLTMDDLSKALREHGVNLKHPEYFADSPSAGMAPSTRVE; this is translated from the exons ATGATGAGCAGCAATAGCAGCGGTGCAGGAGGCCCTGGCGGGGGCATGGGTCCGGGAGTGGGTGGAGGGGGGGACGGGCGGCACGACGATAAGGCTGCGCTCACCGAGTTCCTCTCATCCCTCATGGACTACACCCCCACG ATTCCTGACGAGCTGGTGGAGCACTACCTCGGCCGCAGCGGGTTCCACTGCCCCGACCTTCGCCT GCACTGCAAGGCCAGGGTAGCAGCACCGATCAAAGACAATAAGAGCAAATGGCCTAAG GATAGACATCTTGTATTAACCATGGATGATCTTTCTAAAGCTTTGCGTGAG CATGGTGTGAACTTGAAACACCCGGAGTACTTCGCAGACAGCCCTTCAGCAGGAATGGCTCCTTCGACAAGAGTGGAGTAG